In Candidatus Nezhaarchaeota archaeon, the following proteins share a genomic window:
- a CDS encoding aminotransferase class V-fold PLP-dependent enzyme gives MVRYVINPRRVREDFPILSSGLIYLDSTATSLTPTQVVEEVARYYRELRANVGRGVYRLAEEATEAYEEARRKVAGFIGARPEELVFVKNTTEGINFIAHSLKWRSRDVVVTTLLEHHSNYLPWLRCAQRYGVRVKVAGLTRDGLLDLSSLEKLVDDSTRLVAVTHVSNVLGSKVPVEEVVEVAHEHGALVLVDGAQSVPHMKVDVRKLGCDFLAFSGHKMCGPTGSGGLFVREEAWPELD, from the coding sequence GTGGTAAGGTACGTGATAAACCCACGCAGGGTCAGGGAGGACTTCCCTATCCTATCTTCCGGCCTCATCTATCTAGATAGCACAGCAACTAGCCTAACTCCTACGCAGGTCGTAGAGGAGGTTGCGCGCTACTATAGAGAGCTAAGGGCTAACGTGGGACGGGGAGTATACAGGCTAGCTGAGGAGGCCACCGAGGCTTACGAGGAGGCTAGGCGTAAGGTCGCCGGCTTCATAGGGGCTAGGCCCGAGGAGCTCGTTTTCGTTAAGAATACTACCGAGGGCATCAACTTCATAGCCCACTCGCTCAAGTGGAGGAGCAGGGACGTAGTAGTGACTACGCTACTCGAGCACCACTCAAACTACCTGCCTTGGCTTCGCTGCGCTCAGCGCTACGGAGTAAGGGTTAAGGTGGCTGGGCTGACTAGAGACGGGCTGCTCGACCTCTCTAGCCTAGAGAAGCTGGTAGACGACTCGACTAGGCTAGTGGCAGTAACGCACGTCTCTAATGTTCTAGGCAGCAAGGTGCCTGTCGAGGAAGTGGTAGAGGTGGCTCATGAACACGGGGCGCTCGTGCTAGTCGATGGGGCTCAGTCGGTCCCGCACATGAAGGTGGATGTGCGTAAGCTAGGCTGCGACTTCCTAGCCTTCTCAGGGCATAAGATGTGCGGCCCTACAGGGTCGGGGGGGTTATTTGTGAGGGAGGAGGCTTGGCCTGAGCTAGAC